The genomic segment GCTCGCCTGGCCCGGCTTCGCTTCCGAGCAGGACGTGAAGGGCCTGCCGCCGACCCTCATCAGCGTGAACGAGTGCGACCCCCTGCGCGACGAGGGCATCGAGTTCTACCGCACGCTGCTCCGCGCCGGAGTCCCCGCGCAGTGCCGCCAGGTGATGGGCACCGTCCACGGCACGGAGATCTTCGCGATCGCCTGCCCCGACGTGAGCCGCGAGACGGCCGCGAGCATCGCGCGGTTCTGCCGGGAGGTTTGAGTCGACTTCGCAGGCGAGATGCTTGGGAGCTACTGCGCGGTCATCCCGCCGTCGACGGTGAACTCGGCGCCGGTCACGTACTTCGACTCGTCCGACGCGAGGTAGAGCACGCAATCGGCGATGTCCTGCGGCTGGCCCAGCCGGCCGAGCGGCACGAGCGGGCCGAGCTGCACCTGCGACGGGTCGCTCGTGCGCATGGCCTGGGCCTGCATGTTCGTCCAGATGAAGCCCGGGTGGACGGAGTTGCAGCGGATGCCGTCGTGCGCGAGCTCGAGCGCGACCGACTTCGTGGCGATGCGCACGCCCCCCTTCGCCGCGCCGTAAGCCACCGCGGTGCGCAGGCCGATCAGACCGGCGACCGACGACAGGTTCACGATCGAGCCGCCGCCCGAGCGGCGCATCGCGGCGATCACGGCGCGGCAGCCGAGGAACACGCTGGTCAGGTTCACGTCGATCTGGCGGTTCCACTCCGCGAGCGTCATCGCCTCGAGGGGCTTCAGCACCGCGATGCCCGCGTTGTTCACGAGCACGTCGAGCCGGCCGTACGCTTCGAGCGTGCGCGCGACGACCGCTTCCCAACCGGGCTCGCTGGTCACGTCCTGGTGCAGCGCGAGCGCCTCGCCGCCGTCCTTGCGGATGGCGTCCGCGCACTGGCGCACGCCCGCTTCGTCGATGTCGGTCGCGACCACGCGCGCGCCCTCGCGAGCGAGCGTCATCGCGATCGCGCGCCCGAGCCCCGGGTCCGACGCCGCGCCGGTGACGAGCGCGACCTTGCCTGCGACTCTGCTCACAGCTCCACCAGCTCCAGCACGGTCCCGTCGGGGTCCTTGAAGCACACGAAGCGCGCGCGCGAGCCCGAGCCCTCGGGCATCTGCGCGGGCTTCGACAGGAACACGGCACCGGCGGCCGCGAGCTTCGCGATGTCGCCGTCGAGGTCCGAGGTCGCGAGCGCGACGCGCGCGATGCCGTAGTGGTAGAGATGCGGGTACGGCGGCCCGGCGTCGTGCGGCTCGAGCCACTGCAAGAGGTCGATCACGACCGGCGAAGTCGCGCCCGCGAGCGCGAGCAGACCGCCCTTCACGCGATACGGAGGCATGCCGACCGCCGCGGCGACCTCGGGCGTATTCGTCTCCGGCACGCGCCACATCTCCTCGAAGCCGAGCACGCGGTAGAACGCGCGCGAGCGCTCGTAGTCGCTGCAGTTGACGTTGAAGTGCACCATTCCGGTGATCGCCATGGACTCAGCCTCGCTTGGGATCGTTCAGGTCCGCGGGGCCGAAGAACGTGACGAAGAGCTCCCGCCGCTCGAAGCGCCAGCGGCCATCCGAGCAACGCACGTAGGCGTCGCGGTAGCGCGCGATGTTCTGCCCGCCCGCGCCGCCCGCGCCCTGCAGGAACTCGAGCACCTGCCAGCGCCCGCTCGCGCGCTCGCCCTGGAGCTCGATGATCCCGTCGCTCGCCTGCTGCACCACCCAGCGCACGCCCGAGACCAGCCGCTTGTAGTGCGCGAAGATCGCCTCGCGCCCGCGCACGGTCTGCCCGAGCAGCACCCACTCGGCGTCCTCGGCCCAGGTGTCGGCCCAGGCCTTGTCGTCCTTCTCGGCGATGGCGTGGCAATAGCTCGCGACCAGATTTCGGATGGCTCGATCGTCGTCTTGCATGGCTTGAGCTTACTCCGTGAAGAAGTCCGCGCGCGGAGTGAACGTCGCGTCGTACACGGGCTCCTTTGCGTCGACGCGAAACTTGCTGGTGTCTGCGCCCGCGAGACCGATCCGACCCAGCAGGCGGCGCATGTTCAGGTAGTTCGCGTGCTTGAAGTGCGCCGCCAGGCTCGCCTCGTCCCGCCACAGCTCGTACACGCAGACGCGGTTGGGAACGCACGGGTCGGGCGAGAAGACGTAGGCGAGGCAGCCGGGCTCCTCGTCGCGCGTCTTCTTCTGCAGCTCGCGTGCGGCCTCGATGGCCTCGGCTCGTTTGCCCTCGTTCGCGAAGTCGATGGTTCCGGCGATGATGATCAGCTTGGACGTCATGGACCTACCTCCCTGCGAGCCGCGCGACGACCGGGGCGAACGGCTCGAGTGCACCGTCGCCGACCGTCACGTAGCTGATGCCATACTCGGCGCGCCTGCGTTCCAGCTCCTCGCAGATCGCATCGACGCTGCCGAACAGACCGTGCGGGTGGCGCAACATCTCGTCCTGGCTGAGCCCCATCGCCTGACCCAGCCCTGCCGCGATCTTCTCCGCGCCGGGCTGCACGAACGTGAAGTAGGCGCCGATTTCGAGCTCGAGGCTCTCGTAGCGCGGGCCGGCCGCTGCCTTCACCCAGCCGATCTTCTCGGCCGTGGCTTCGGCGGTGCTCGAGCGGACGCCGTCGGGCCCGATCACTCCGGAGCGGTTGTTGAAGTTCAGGCTCACGATGTCGGCCTCGCGTGCGGCGAGCGAGAGCACGCGCCGCCCGCCGCCGCCGACCATGAGCGGGGGGAACAGTCGCCTCGGCGCCCCGGCGAAGCCGGCGAGTCGGATGTTCTCTCCGCCGATCGCGACCTCGTCGCCCGAGAACAGCGCGCGGAACGCGGCGATCGTCTCCGCCAGCCGCGCGATGCGCTTGGCCGGCGGATCGAGCGAGATGCCGAGCGCCTCGTACTCGGCGGCGAGCCATCCGGCGCCGAGCCCGAGCTCGAGGCGCCCGTCGGAGAGCAGATCGATCGTGGCCGCCTGCTTCGCGAGCACGGCCGGATGCTGGTAGTCGACGCAGAACACGCGACACCCGACCTTGAGCGTCGTCGTCGCGTCCGCCGCGGCCATCATTGCGGGGACCGCCGCGAGTTCCTGAACCGGGTGGTTGCTCTTCGCGATCGCCGGACCGGGGCCGAGGACGTGGTCGGCGAGGTGCAGCGCCGAGTAGCCGAGCGCCTCGGCGCGTCTCGCGCGCTCGCGCCACTCCTTGCCGGAAGCCGCGCTGAACGATTGCACGGCGAAGCGGAAGGGCCTGGGCATGGGAGCCTCCGTCGATCCGGAATCGAGCCTTCGTGGCATCCGTGTGGCACACGCTGTGGATTGACAATTTATCTACTACGAGTAGACAATGCAGTCAAATGCCGAAGCGCGCGATCACGACGGCGCGGCGGCGCGGGCGCCCGCCGCTCGCGAGCCGGGAGCAGCTGCTCGATGCCGCCGAGCGCGCGATTCGCCGCCACGGCCCGACGGTATCGCTGGATCGGATCGCGGATCGCGCGGGGGTTTCGAAGCCGGTGCTGTTCTCGCACGTGGGCGACCGGCGCGAGCTCGTGCGGGCGCTCTCGGAGCGATTGCTCGGGCGGCTCGAGGCAGCGGTGCGCGCGGCGCAGGCGCGCGGGCGGGAAGGGCGCCCGGCGCTGCAGCGCGTGATCGCCGCGCAGCTCGAGACGATCGCCGAGCACCGACACCTGTACGCGTTCGTGAACGGTGCCGGCGGCGGCGACACCGCGCTCGAGTTCGCGCGCCGCGCGGCGGCCCCGCTCGAGGACGACATCCGCCTCGCGCGCACGCGCGCAGGTCAGAGCGGCGCCGTCGCCGCGTCGTGGTCGTTCGCGATCATCGGCATGATGTACATGGTCGGATCGTGGTGGGTTGCCGAGAGGCCGCGGGCTCTCGACGCGGACTCGCTCGCCAGGCAGCTCACCGAGCTGTTGTGGAGCGGCGTCGCGCCGCTCGGGTAGCCAGGGGACGGGGGTGACGCGGATGAACGAAGGCGTGGATTACCAGCGCTACGACCCGTTCGACCCCGAGATGCAGCAGGACCCGTTCCCGTGGTACGCGGCGCTGCGCGAGCACGCGCCGGTCTGGCGGCACCCGGGCACCGGGATCGTGTTCGTCTCGCGACACGGTCTCGTGTCGAGAGTTCTGGCCGACACGGCCGTGTACTCGTCGCGCGTCGCGAGCCTGCCGACGCCCGGGTCGAGCGAGGCGAGCCGGCGCATCGAGGCGATCATGGAGGAGGGCGTCCCGCTAGCCTCGACGATGCTGACCGAGGATCCGCCGCTGCAGACGCGCTACCGCAAGACGGTCGGCAAGGCGCTCTCGACGCGCCGCATCCTCGCGCTCGAGCCGGTGATCCGCGAGCTCACCGACGAGATCCTCGAGTCGTGGCCAGAGCGTGGCCGCGTGGACGTGATGGCCACGCTCGCGATCCCGCTCCCGATCCGCGTGATCGGCCACTTCTTGTGCATGAAGCCGGAGGTCCTCCAGCACGTGAAGCGCTGGTCCGACGCCTCGGTGGCGGGGCTCGGAGTGATGATCTCGGACGCGGAGCGGATCGCGGCGGCGCGCAGCGTGGTCGAGCTGCAGAAGTACTGGCAGTCGGAGTTCGAGGCGCGCAGGTCTGCGCCGAACGACGACATCCTCTCGGCGCTCAGCAAGGCGCCGTTCGAGGACGAGACCGGCGTCGAGCGGCTCCTCGGCATGCCGGAGCTGATCTCGATCATCCAGCAGCTCATGGTCGCAGGGAACGAGACGACCACGAAGGTGATCAACGAGACCTTCAAGCTCCTGCTCGCGAACCCGCACTGGTTCGCGCGCATGCAGGCCGATCCGGGCGTGACGCCGCTCGTGGTCGAAGAGGCGCTGCGCCTCTCGTCGCCGAACCAGGGCATGTTCCGCTTCGTGAAGCAGGACACGGAGCTGGACGGCGTGGCGATTCCGAAGGGCGCGATCGTCTGGGTGATGTTCGGCTCCGCGAACCGCGACGAGGTGGTGTTTCCCGACCCGGACGATTTCGATCCCGAGCGCCCGAATCTGAAAGAGAGCCTCGCGTTCGGACGCGGCGCGCACTTCTGCATCGGAGCGCCGCTCGCGCGTCTCGAGCTCCGCGTGCTCTTCGAAGCGGTCGCGAAGCGATTGGAGTCGTTCGCGCTTCCGGCCGGGTACCGGCTCGGCTACGAGCCGAGCTTCATCTTGCGCGGCCTCGCCGGTCTCGAACTCGACGTCACGAAGCGGGCGAGCTGAAGCCGCCGCCGGCCTCAGCGCGGTGCCAGGCCCCTGCGCTTGCGCTCGCGGTTCATCCGCTCGGCATCGCTCTCGAGCCGCGCGCCGAGCTCCTCCTCATCGATCTTCCCGAACAGGTGCGCGTTCGCGGTCCTGCTGTTGTACATGATCTTCTTCTCGGGCGTGATCGCCAGGATCGTGCGCAGCGGCGAGTCGAGCAGCGAGTAGAAGAACTTCTCGCCCGAGTCACTAGCGGGGAAGAGCTTGCGCGAGAGCGCGGAGTAGAACCACTTCTTGGTGTCGTCGTCCTCGAAGAACGCCGCGCGTCCCTTGAACGTGATCGCGCCCTGCGGCAGGCCCGACGGGGAGCCCGCGCGATAGCCGGCGCTGCTCACGTTGACCGACACGCGAGCGTCGCGCCGGATCGCCGCGGCGCGGTGGCGGTGCGCGGCGAACGTCAGCCAGATCTTCCCGTCGTGCCAGACGAACGCGTGAGTCACGCCGACGGGCCAGCCGTCCCTGGTCGACCACATCAGCACGCACTCCTGCGAGTGGGTCGCGAGTTGATCGACCTCCTCGTCGGTGAACGGGTAGATCGACACGATCTCGTGGTCGTGGGCTCGCGCCATGCTCTTCTCCCTTCGATCGAGCGGCGGCGGCCGCTACGGCTTCTGGATCCACTCGTCGAGCAACTTGTGGAAGTGACGCAGCTTGGTCTCGCCGTACGAGGCGAGCTGCAGCTTCTCCATCTTCGTCGCGTGGAGCCCCTGCTGCACGAACGGCAGATTTCGCCAGTCCTGATCGAACACCTTCGCGAGCATCCCGAGCTCGGGAGCCTCGACCCAGTCGTCGTCGGGCCCCAGCCAGTGGATCGGGATCCGCTTCGGGTACACCCCGTCCGCCGGTATCGGCGCGAGAAACATGCACTCCATGATGCTCTCGTCCGGGTCGTTCCCGTTCGGTCGGAAGCGGTAGACGATCCGGTTGAACGAGCCCCAGGGGTGGAAGTTCGGGAAGAGCGTGAAGTAGACGCTGGCGAATTCGACGTCCGCGGCCCGATCGGCGAGATCGCCGATCACCCCACGGAGGCTCTCGCGCTGCATCGCGGCCAGGGCTCGGTGTCGCGCGACGAGGTCGTTCGGGTCGAACGGCGGCACCGTCGCGACTCGGGCGGCGGCGCGCGGGTCGAGGCCTCTCGACGGAAGCTGCCGGCCGCCCAGCAGGTCGCACATGTGCGGGTTGACCTCTCCGAGCTCGCCCGACACCCAGTCGGCGTTCGGCGTGAACACGCCGCTCCGGCCGTCGGGCGCGACCGCGTCCAGGTTTCCGTCGCTGCGAAGCGTGTAGACGATGCCCGAGCGCGCGTCGCGCGCGCTCGGCGCTGGAGGCGCAGGTCCCCAGTCGGGCAGGCCGTACTGCTCCATGCCCGCCACCGTGATCGCCCTGGAGTAGTTGCCGAACACGTCGTACTTCGTGTTCCCGTCCTGGGTGTGACCGGTGATGATCTGCGGGTGCGTCGTGATGACGTGGTAGGCCTCCATGAAGGCCTGCATCGTCGTCTTCCAGTTCGCGCGCACGATCTTGGCGACGTGCGCCTCCTTGTAGCGCCTCTCGTACGGCAGGACGCTGAAGTGACTCGACAGGTCGCCGACGAAGTCCTCGAGAGACTGTCCGCTCGGGTCCGGATTGATGAACACGAAGCGGCCCCAGCGTCCGACGCGAGCCTCGGGGAGGTTCTGCTTCGTCTTGTCGAGATACGCGAAGTCCCACTCGCAGGGGATCTCCTTCAGCGTCCCGTCGAGGTGCCAGCACCAGCCGTGGAACGCGCAGCGCAGCTCGGTGGCCTTCTTGCCGGGCGCTTCCTTCAGCTTGCGGCCGCGGTGGAGGCAGGCGTTGTAGTACGCCTTGATCTCGTCCGGGGCGGTGCGGACGACGAGGAAGGACAGCCCGGCGATGTCGTAG from the Deltaproteobacteria bacterium genome contains:
- a CDS encoding TIGR03621 family F420-dependent LLM class oxidoreductase; amino-acid sequence: MPRPFRFAVQSFSAASGKEWRERARRAEALGYSALHLADHVLGPGPAIAKSNHPVQELAAVPAMMAAADATTTLKVGCRVFCVDYQHPAVLAKQAATIDLLSDGRLELGLGAGWLAAEYEALGISLDPPAKRIARLAETIAAFRALFSGDEVAIGGENIRLAGFAGAPRRLFPPLMVGGGGRRVLSLAAREADIVSLNFNNRSGVIGPDGVRSSTAEATAEKIGWVKAAAGPRYESLELEIGAYFTFVQPGAEKIAAGLGQAMGLSQDEMLRHPHGLFGSVDAICEELERRRAEYGISYVTVGDGALEPFAPVVARLAGR
- a CDS encoding nuclear transport factor 2 family protein; translated protein: MQDDDRAIRNLVASYCHAIAEKDDKAWADTWAEDAEWVLLGQTVRGREAIFAHYKRLVSGVRWVVQQASDGIIELQGERASGRWQVLEFLQGAGGAGGQNIARYRDAYVRCSDGRWRFERRELFVTFFGPADLNDPKRG
- a CDS encoding cytochrome P450, coding for MTRMNEGVDYQRYDPFDPEMQQDPFPWYAALREHAPVWRHPGTGIVFVSRHGLVSRVLADTAVYSSRVASLPTPGSSEASRRIEAIMEEGVPLASTMLTEDPPLQTRYRKTVGKALSTRRILALEPVIRELTDEILESWPERGRVDVMATLAIPLPIRVIGHFLCMKPEVLQHVKRWSDASVAGLGVMISDAERIAAARSVVELQKYWQSEFEARRSAPNDDILSALSKAPFEDETGVERLLGMPELISIIQQLMVAGNETTTKVINETFKLLLANPHWFARMQADPGVTPLVVEEALRLSSPNQGMFRFVKQDTELDGVAIPKGAIVWVMFGSANRDEVVFPDPDDFDPERPNLKESLAFGRGAHFCIGAPLARLELRVLFEAVAKRLESFALPAGYRLGYEPSFILRGLAGLELDVTKRAS
- a CDS encoding TetR/AcrR family transcriptional regulator; its protein translation is MPKRAITTARRRGRPPLASREQLLDAAERAIRRHGPTVSLDRIADRAGVSKPVLFSHVGDRRELVRALSERLLGRLEAAVRAAQARGREGRPALQRVIAAQLETIAEHRHLYAFVNGAGGGDTALEFARRAAAPLEDDIRLARTRAGQSGAVAASWSFAIIGMMYMVGSWWVAERPRALDADSLARQLTELLWSGVAPLG
- a CDS encoding glucose 1-dehydrogenase: MSRVAGKVALVTGAASDPGLGRAIAMTLAREGARVVATDIDEAGVRQCADAIRKDGGEALALHQDVTSEPGWEAVVARTLEAYGRLDVLVNNAGIAVLKPLEAMTLAEWNRQIDVNLTSVFLGCRAVIAAMRRSGGGSIVNLSSVAGLIGLRTAVAYGAAKGGVRIATKSVALELAHDGIRCNSVHPGFIWTNMQAQAMRTSDPSQVQLGPLVPLGRLGQPQDIADCVLYLASDESKYVTGAEFTVDGGMTAQ
- a CDS encoding antibiotic biosynthesis monooxygenase; its protein translation is MTSKLIIIAGTIDFANEGKRAEAIEAARELQKKTRDEEPGCLAYVFSPDPCVPNRVCVYELWRDEASLAAHFKHANYLNMRRLLGRIGLAGADTSKFRVDAKEPVYDATFTPRADFFTE
- a CDS encoding aromatic ring-hydroxylating dioxygenase subunit alpha, which gives rise to MAISRRAAPMSYGPRQIEEKYHKLLAEDSRPVPDSYRRDSRMEGVTIVPVAQFTTRAFHDLEVEKVWKRVWQMACHEDDIPEVGDSLPYDIAGLSFLVVRTAPDEIKAYYNACLHRGRKLKEAPGKKATELRCAFHGWCWHLDGTLKEIPCEWDFAYLDKTKQNLPEARVGRWGRFVFINPDPSGQSLEDFVGDLSSHFSVLPYERRYKEAHVAKIVRANWKTTMQAFMEAYHVITTHPQIITGHTQDGNTKYDVFGNYSRAITVAGMEQYGLPDWGPAPPAPSARDARSGIVYTLRSDGNLDAVAPDGRSGVFTPNADWVSGELGEVNPHMCDLLGGRQLPSRGLDPRAAARVATVPPFDPNDLVARHRALAAMQRESLRGVIGDLADRAADVEFASVYFTLFPNFHPWGSFNRIVYRFRPNGNDPDESIMECMFLAPIPADGVYPKRIPIHWLGPDDDWVEAPELGMLAKVFDQDWRNLPFVQQGLHATKMEKLQLASYGETKLRHFHKLLDEWIQKP
- a CDS encoding VOC family protein — its product is MAITGMVHFNVNCSDYERSRAFYRVLGFEEMWRVPETNTPEVAAAVGMPPYRVKGGLLALAGATSPVVIDLLQWLEPHDAGPPYPHLYHYGIARVALATSDLDGDIAKLAAAGAVFLSKPAQMPEGSGSRARFVCFKDPDGTVLELVEL